The Coffea arabica cultivar ET-39 chromosome 1e, Coffea Arabica ET-39 HiFi, whole genome shotgun sequence genome has a window encoding:
- the LOC113695333 gene encoding uncharacterized protein, which produces MTSKLATRLFADEVRKTPSMTVQELMTRVTEELNVDFSRKQGYRTMKKVRDMIEGSHEKQYALLEDFCGELRRANPGSTVFVETDTDEDGIVIFKRLYMCLEPLKTAVGMDGDNKMFPLALSVVRVKNYDNWSWFLGLLVQDLEISDSSNWCVMTDKQKGLLQAVRDKMPQAEHRCCVQHLYTNFKQIHRGLALKERLWKCAKASYVTHWKVEMEQLRQESAAAHSWLDEKDPKTWCRAHFRCGLDCNILVNNMCESFNAVILKARSLPIISMLQTIYLYLLKRMERNRKSMSKHEGLLCPAIFEILEKAKQEQCMCIASYAGTMKYQISCPFGEQYIVDMAAKTCSCRKWQLRGIPCGHAVAAINRRHDAPEKYVSNTYLKNTYLQSYEPVLNPINGPNLWEHIDLPAMKPPTYRRSAGRPKKMRKKASEEERRDNCVNPIKPHKVSKVGTMMSCSCCKKYGHNKRGCPDKNKQTTERTTTSSAKENSDIGYASPSMQPNTRGLSK; this is translated from the exons ATGACATCAAAACTAGCCACCAGGTTGTTTGCAGATGAGGTGAGAAAAACACCATCCATGACAGTCCAAGAGCTCATGACTAGGGTGACTGAAGAATTAAATGTAGATTTTAGTCGTAAACAAGGCTATAGGACAATGAAAAAAGTAAGAGACATGATTGAAGGCAGTCATGAAAAACAGTATGCATTGCTAGAGGACTTTTGTGGTGAATTGAGGAGAGCAAATCCTGGATCGACAGTGTTCGTTGAGACTGATACGGATGAGGATGGGATTGTCATATTCAAAAGGCTTTACATGTGCTTAGAGCCATTGAAGACAG CTGTGGGCATGGATGGGGATAACAAAATGTTTCCATTAGCTTTGTCAGTTGTTAGAGTGAAAAATTATGACAATTGGAGCTGGTTTTTGGGATTGCTTGTACAAGatttggaaatttcagattccaGTAATTGGTGTGTCATGACTGACAAGCAAAAG GGACTACTTCAAGCAGTTAGAGACAAAATGCCACAGGCTGAGCACAGGTGTTGTGTGCAACATCTATACACCAATTTCAAACAGATTCATAGAGGCCTGGCCTTAAAAGAAAGACTTTGGAAATGCGCAAAAGCTTCATATGTTACCCACTGGAAAGTCGAAATGGAGCAGTTGAGGCAAGAATCTGCAGCTGCGCATTCTTGGCTTGATGAAAAAGATCCCAAAACTTGGTGTAGAGCCCATTTCAGATGTGGATTGGATTGTAatattttggtgaataacatgTGTGAGTCCTTTAATGCAGTAATTTTAAAGGCCAGGTCACTACCAATCATATCTATGCTGCAGACCATTTATTTGTACCTACTGAAGAGGATGGAGAGGAACAGGAAATCAATGTCCAAGCACGAAG GTCTCCTTTGTCCAGCAATATTTGAGATACTGGAAAAGGCTAAACAAGAGCAGTGTATGTGCATAGCGTCATATGCTGGAACAATGAAGTATCAGATAAGCTGTCCATTTGGGGAACAGTACATTGTTGACATGGCTgccaaaacctgttcatgtagaaAGTGGCAATTAAGGGGAATACCATGTGGCCATGCTGTAGCTGCCATCAACAGGAGACATGATGCACCAGAGAAGTATGTTTCCAACACCTACTTGAAGAATACGTATCTACAAAGTTATGAACCTGTACTTAATCCAATCAATGGTCCTAATTTGTGGGAGCACATAGATCTTCCAGCAATGAAGCCTCCGACTTACAGAAGATCTGCTGGAAGGCCGAAGAAGATGAGAAAAAAAGCTTCAGAAGAAGAAAGACGGGACAACTGTGTCAATCCAATTAAACCTCACAAGGTTAGCAAGGTTGGCACCATGATGAGCTGCAGCTGCTGCAAAAAATACGGACATAACAAGAGAGGATGTCC